From a single Serratia surfactantfaciens genomic region:
- the treB gene encoding PTS trehalose transporter subunit IIBC, which produces MSKVKQQDIDRLIVLVGGRENIATVSHCITRLRFVLNDPSKASPKEIEELPMVKGCFTNAGQFQVVIGTDVGDYYQALIASTGVNEADKEQAKVAARQNMTWTERTISHFAEIFFPLLPALISGGLILGFRNVIGDIPMSGGQTLAQMHPAWKTVYDFLWLLGEAIFMFLPVAICWSTVKKMGGTPVLGIVLGVTLVSPQLMNSYLLGQQTPEVWNFGWFVIQKVGYQAQVIPSILAGMALGWIETRLKKIVPDYLYLVVVPVVSLLLAVFLAHALIGPFGRMIGDGVAWAVKAVMTGSFAPVGAALFGFLYAPLVITGVHQTTLAIDMQMIQSMGGTPVWPLIALSNIAQASAVLGIIIISRKANEREISVPAAISAYLGVTEPAMYGINLKYRFPMLCAMIGSAIAGLICGLDGVMANGIGVGGLPGILSIKPQFWLIYSLAILVAIVIPLVLTIMVYKRKAARGELPV; this is translated from the coding sequence ATGAGCAAAGTAAAACAGCAGGATATTGATCGCCTGATTGTTTTGGTCGGCGGCCGCGAGAACATCGCCACCGTCAGCCATTGCATTACCCGGCTGCGTTTCGTCCTCAATGACCCCAGCAAGGCCAGCCCAAAGGAAATCGAAGAGCTGCCGATGGTCAAAGGCTGCTTCACCAACGCCGGGCAGTTCCAGGTGGTGATCGGCACCGACGTCGGCGACTACTATCAGGCGCTGATCGCCAGCACCGGCGTCAACGAGGCCGACAAGGAACAGGCCAAGGTGGCGGCACGCCAGAACATGACCTGGACCGAGCGCACCATCTCCCACTTCGCCGAGATCTTCTTCCCGCTGCTGCCGGCGCTGATCAGCGGCGGTCTGATCCTCGGCTTCCGCAACGTGATCGGCGACATCCCGATGTCCGGCGGCCAAACGCTGGCGCAGATGCACCCGGCGTGGAAAACCGTTTACGACTTCCTGTGGCTGCTGGGCGAAGCGATCTTCATGTTCCTGCCGGTGGCCATCTGTTGGTCGACGGTGAAAAAGATGGGCGGCACGCCGGTGCTCGGCATCGTGCTGGGCGTGACCCTGGTGTCGCCGCAGCTGATGAACTCCTACCTGCTCGGCCAGCAAACGCCGGAAGTGTGGAACTTCGGCTGGTTCGTGATCCAGAAAGTGGGCTATCAGGCGCAGGTGATCCCGTCGATCCTGGCGGGGATGGCGCTGGGCTGGATCGAAACCCGGCTGAAAAAGATCGTCCCCGACTATCTCTATCTGGTGGTGGTGCCGGTGGTCTCGCTGCTGCTGGCGGTGTTCCTGGCGCACGCGCTGATCGGGCCGTTCGGCCGCATGATCGGCGACGGCGTCGCCTGGGCGGTGAAAGCGGTGATGACCGGCAGCTTCGCGCCGGTGGGCGCTGCGCTGTTCGGCTTCCTGTATGCGCCGCTGGTGATCACCGGTGTGCACCAGACCACGCTGGCCATCGACATGCAGATGATCCAGAGCATGGGTGGCACCCCGGTATGGCCGCTGATTGCGCTGTCCAACATCGCGCAGGCTTCGGCGGTGCTCGGCATCATCATCATCAGCCGCAAGGCCAACGAGCGTGAAATCTCGGTGCCGGCGGCGATCTCCGCCTATCTCGGCGTGACCGAACCGGCGATGTACGGCATCAACCTCAAATACCGCTTCCCGATGCTGTGCGCGATGATCGGCTCCGCAATCGCCGGCCTTATCTGCGGCCTGGACGGCGTGATGGCCAACGGCATCGGCGTCGGCGGCCTGCCGGGCATCCTGTCTATCAAACCGCAGTTCTGGCTGATTTACTCGCTGGCAATTCTGGTGGCGATCGTCATCCCGCTGGTGCTGACCATCATGGTCTACAAACGCAAGGCCGCCCGCGGCGAGCTGCCGGTTTGA
- the treR gene encoding trehalose operon repressor TreR produces the protein MQNRLTIKDIARLSGVGKSTVSRVLNNEGSVSPQTRERVEAVIRQQGFTPSKSARAMRGQSDKVVGIIVSRLDSPSENQAVRTMLPLLYQQGFDPIVMESQFETRLVQEHLHVLHQRNVDGVILFGFTGLTAAMLKPWQEKMVVMVREYDGFSSVCYDDAGAVNLLMDRLYRQGHRHIGYLGVQLSDATTGQRRYQAYLDACERLKLTPRATLGELSYQSGFQHAAEVIDAHTSALICASDSIALGAIKYLQQQPARAIQVCAIGNTPLLSFLFPDTLSVEFGYGSAGLLAAQQLLAQLSGEQGIRRLVVPSKLS, from the coding sequence ATGCAAAACCGGCTGACCATCAAGGACATCGCACGCCTGAGCGGCGTAGGCAAATCCACCGTCTCACGCGTGCTGAACAATGAAGGCAGCGTGAGCCCGCAAACCCGCGAACGGGTGGAAGCGGTGATCCGTCAGCAAGGGTTTACCCCCTCCAAGTCGGCGCGCGCCATGCGCGGCCAAAGCGACAAGGTGGTGGGCATCATCGTTTCCCGTCTCGATTCGCCGTCGGAGAACCAGGCGGTGCGCACCATGCTGCCGCTGCTGTACCAGCAGGGCTTCGATCCGATCGTGATGGAGAGCCAGTTCGAAACCCGCCTGGTGCAGGAGCACCTGCACGTGCTGCACCAGCGCAACGTCGACGGCGTGATCCTGTTCGGCTTCACCGGCCTGACCGCGGCGATGCTCAAACCGTGGCAGGAAAAAATGGTGGTGATGGTGCGCGAATACGACGGCTTCTCGTCCGTCTGCTACGACGACGCCGGCGCGGTGAACCTGCTGATGGATCGTCTGTACCGGCAGGGGCATCGACATATCGGCTATCTGGGGGTGCAGCTCAGCGACGCCACCACCGGCCAGCGCCGCTACCAGGCCTATCTCGACGCCTGTGAACGCCTCAAGCTCACGCCGCGCGCCACGCTGGGCGAGCTGAGTTACCAGAGCGGTTTCCAGCACGCCGCCGAAGTGATCGATGCGCACACCAGCGCGCTGATATGCGCCTCCGACAGTATCGCCCTCGGCGCGATCAAATACCTGCAGCAGCAACCGGCCCGCGCCATTCAGGTGTGCGCCATCGGCAACACCCCGCTGCTCAGCTTCCTGTTCCCCGATACCCTGTCTGTCGAGTTCGGCTACGGTAGCGCCGGCCTGCTGGCCGCGCAGCAGCTGCTGGCGCAGCTCAGCGGTGAACAGGGGATCCGCCGCCTGGTGGTGCCCAGCAAACTTTCCTGA